Genomic DNA from uncultured Desulfuromusa sp.:
ATAACATCACATTTCATGATGCCGCCAAAGATGTTGACCAGAATTCCCTCAACTTTTGTATCCGAGAGAATAATTTTGAACGCCTCGGTCACCCGTTCGATGGTTGCGCTACCGCCAACATCAAGAAAGTTGGCCGGGGAGGCTCCATGAAGCTGAATAATATCCATCGTCGCCATAGCCAGACCGGCACCGTTAACCATACAGCCGATGTTGCCGTCAAGAGCGATATAAGAAAGATCATATTGGCCTGCTTCAATTTCCATCGGATCTTCTTCTTCGTAGTCGCGAAGGTCGCGGATCCGGAGATGACGGAAAAGAGCATTATCATCAAAGTTCAGTTTGGCATCGAGACAGATGAGCTTGCCTTCAGCCGTTTGAATGAGCGGGTTGATTTCCAGCAAGGAGCAGTCAGATTCAACAAATGCCTTGTAGAGATTCATCAGCACAGGGACGGCCTGCTTCACCTGAGGCAGTGCAAAGCCCAATTTGAAAGCAACTTTACGGGCCTGGAAAGCGGTCAGTCCAACAACGGGGTCCACGGCTTCAAAGAAAAGTTTTTCTGGTGTTTTTTCAGCCACTTCCTCAATGTTTACCCCCCCCTCAGCGGAGGCCATCAAAGTGACTTTGTCGGTTGCCCGGTCAACGAGAAAAGAAACGTAGAATTCGTCAGCAATATTGCTTCCTTCTTCGATCAGAACCCGCTTAACAATTTTTCCTTCAGGGCCGGTTTGATGGGTGACTAAGGTCATGCCAAACATATCTCTTGCATACTGTTTGACTTCATCTGCAGTTTTGGCAATCTTGACACCACCACCTTTACCGCGTCCACCGGCATGGATCTGAGCTTTAACTGCCCAGGGACCATCACCCAGTCGTTTTGCCCAGTCTCGGGCGGAGTTACTGTTGTAGACCACGTGCCCTTCCGGAACCGGAACTCCGAAATTGCGCAGAATCGCCTTAGCTTGATACTCGTGAATGTTCATTGCGTCCTCACATGGTTAGAAATAGAGACGGGATCCGTTTTTACACGAAGCCCAGAAAACAGGAAAATGGCATCTAAAAAACTGAACTTTTAGCGTATACCTGAGTTAATGGCAGGTTGTCAAGTGGTCAGACCGCTTACATGTCAGATATTCTACATAACATTGTTGTAGAATGTGTTGCTGAAAAATCAGGGTATTTTCAGAATAATAAAAAACAGGTCGGAACAAGACAATCCAACCTGTTAGTTCTTCATCAACATTCAACTACGGTTTTATTTTGTTTTTTCCCAATCAGCAAGAAATTTTTCGATACCAATGTCGGTCAACGGATGTTTTGCCAGTTGCGACATGACACCGTAGGGGATAGTACAGATGTCGGCACCGATCAGACCGGCATTAAGAACATGAAGTGGAGAACGAACCGAGGCGACAATGATCTCAGTTGTATACCCATAGTTGTCATAAATCGTCCGGATTTGTTCAACACCTTCCATCCCTTCATGGCCGATATCATCAAGACGGCCAACAAATGGCGAAACATAGGTGGCCCCCGCTTTTGCAGCCAAGAGAGCCTGCAGAGAGGAGAAGATCAGAGTGACGTTGGTTTTGATTCCCTCGGCACTGAATTGTTTGGTTGCTTTCAATCCCTCGGTTGTCATCGGAACCTTGATCACGATATTTTTATGGATTTTAACCAGTTCACGCCCCTCTCTTAACATTCCTTCGGCATCCAGAGCTATAACTTCAGCAGAAATAGGCCCATCCACAATGCCGGTAATTTCTTTGATAACCTCTTTGAAATCGCGACCACTTTTGGCGATCAGGGACGGGTTTGTCGTGACTCCGTCAACCAGGCCCAGGTCATGGGCCGCACGAATTTCCGTCACTTCTGCTGTATCGATAAAAAACTTCATTTATAACTCCTTAGGGGGGGGGTGAAAAACGATTAGAGATTCTGTATTTTTTTATATTCTTTTAAACATTTCTTTGAGCAAAAATAATATTCCTTGCCATGAATATTAGCTTTAATTGCCTCACTTTCAGGAAGATAGGTCCCACACTGCGGGTCTTCAACCATCACTTCCCCTTCTTTGCTGCGATTTTTCGGACGTCTGTTTTTTCCCGGTCGCAACAGGCCCGAAATCATCGAGTAAAAGACAAAACCACATAAAGCCAGCAATATAAGTTTGATCATCGGATTACCACGTATCGTTAATGCGTGTTATGCCTTCAACTTCCGGCAGTGCATTGAGTAAGTTATTGACCGTTTCGTGTAAAATCGGGTGTTTCACCTGTGGCGCCATGTCGTTAAGGGGAAGAAGTACAAAGTGGCGCTGGTGCATGCGTGGGTGTGGCAGAGTCAAAACAGGTGTCTCCAATATCAGTTCATCAATCAGCAGAAGATCAATGTCAAGAGTTCTTGGTCCCCAGTGCAGATCTCGAACCCTCCCGGCCCGATCTTCTATCTTTCCGCAGAGTTGTAACAACTCAAGTGGTAATAATCCAGTATGAATTTCAACGACGGCATTCAGAAAATCCGGCTGTCCTTCCGGACCACCAACCGGTGGCGTCTGGTAAAGAGGGGAACTGGAGACCACTGAGACTTGCGGGTGTTCATCTAACTTGTCCCGGCCCCGACAAAAGCGACTTAGAGGATCACCCAGGTTGCCGCCAAATCCGAGAAAAGCTCGACTCTTGTTCATCTCTGTCATAATCTGTGGCATTAAAGCATAAGCTTGAAAAAAAAATCAAATGACCTGTTGATGAGAGAACCCCATGCAATTAAATCTGACTCTGGCAGCTGTTGATCTGGAAAAAACAGAAAAATTTTACCGTGAAGTTTTAATGCTTTCCCCTAAATTTGTCTTGAACAGCCATGCGGAGAAAAGCTATTTACTCTTAACTTTCGGTAACATGAAAATTATTTTCCAGCCATTACAAGACGTAGAGGCACAACATCCCGTTTTGCTGCAAAATTTAACTCGATCCCCACGAGGTGTCGGCATGCAATTGGAAATGGAGTGCAACAACCTGGAGGAGATTTACCACCAAGTGCACCTTTTCCATTGGCCAGTTGCTTATGAGCTTGAGGATCAGCAACATCAGCGGCGCGAACTGTGGTTACACGATCCCGATGGTTACTTGCTTGTTCTCAATGAGGAGCATGACGCAAAAATCCCCTCTTCGTCGTGAAGAGGGGATTCATATGATTAATTTCAGGAGAACCGGAAGTCTTTCCGCAGAAGATTTAGGAAAAACTACCTGCCTCAGAGTCATCAGGCTAAGCATATCCTCCCGGTTGCCCTAACATTCCACGTGTGACCAGGACGATTCCTTTATCGGTAATTCTGAAGCCATTAGCCTTATCCTGTTCTGAATCATAGCCAATAATTGTCCCTTCAGGAATTTCGCAGCCACGGTCAATGATGGCCTTTCTGATTTTACAATGTCGATGAATAGTCACCTCCGGCAAAATAACCGTTTCTTCAATCGTAGAATAGGAATGGATTCTGACATTGGAAAAGAGAAGGGTCTTTTTCAAATGTGAACCGGTGATAATGCAGCCACCGGAAACCGTTGAATCAACAGCCATTCCACGCCGGTCATCGTCATCAAAGACAAATTTGGCCGGGGGTAACTGTGCCTGATAAGTCCACATCGGCCATTGTGGATCATAGAGGTTCAATTCCGGCTTGGGTGATATCAACTCCATATTGGCTTCCCAGAAAGCATCGAGAGAACCAACATCTCTCCAGTAGGCTAACTGGTTCGTTTCCGGGTCACG
This window encodes:
- a CDS encoding YHS domain-containing protein, whose translation is MIKLILLALCGFVFYSMISGLLRPGKNRRPKNRSKEGEVMVEDPQCGTYLPESEAIKANIHGKEYYFCSKKCLKEYKKIQNL
- the sucC gene encoding ADP-forming succinate--CoA ligase subunit beta, with the translated sequence MNIHEYQAKAILRNFGVPVPEGHVVYNSNSARDWAKRLGDGPWAVKAQIHAGGRGKGGGVKIAKTADEVKQYARDMFGMTLVTHQTGPEGKIVKRVLIEEGSNIADEFYVSFLVDRATDKVTLMASAEGGVNIEEVAEKTPEKLFFEAVDPVVGLTAFQARKVAFKLGFALPQVKQAVPVLMNLYKAFVESDCSLLEINPLIQTAEGKLICLDAKLNFDDNALFRHLRIRDLRDYEEEDPMEIEAGQYDLSYIALDGNIGCMVNGAGLAMATMDIIQLHGASPANFLDVGGSATIERVTEAFKIILSDTKVEGILVNIFGGIMKCDVIATGVVEAAKQVGIKIPLVVRLEGTNVELGKEILAKSGLDIVSADGMADAAEKIVKAVNG
- the folK gene encoding 2-amino-4-hydroxy-6-hydroxymethyldihydropteridine diphosphokinase, encoding MPQIMTEMNKSRAFLGFGGNLGDPLSRFCRGRDKLDEHPQVSVVSSSPLYQTPPVGGPEGQPDFLNAVVEIHTGLLPLELLQLCGKIEDRAGRVRDLHWGPRTLDIDLLLIDELILETPVLTLPHPRMHQRHFVLLPLNDMAPQVKHPILHETVNNLLNALPEVEGITRINDTW
- the fsa gene encoding fructose-6-phosphate aldolase; protein product: MKFFIDTAEVTEIRAAHDLGLVDGVTTNPSLIAKSGRDFKEVIKEITGIVDGPISAEVIALDAEGMLREGRELVKIHKNIVIKVPMTTEGLKATKQFSAEGIKTNVTLIFSSLQALLAAKAGATYVSPFVGRLDDIGHEGMEGVEQIRTIYDNYGYTTEIIVASVRSPLHVLNAGLIGADICTIPYGVMSQLAKHPLTDIGIEKFLADWEKTK